The Patescibacteria group bacterium genome window below encodes:
- a CDS encoding flippase encodes MTLSGVLAKNATYLTLSSMAQKALAFWWFAYIAHQLAIPAGDELLGKYTFAVTYTSIFVILMNFGLIPVLTRQGAKNPERLQEYFKQALSLKIILTIVSVVVLIGLFHILNLYKPMPAYTVMLVYLAIGIIVFDTFRSVIFAVLRAQQLMQYEAIGQVFYQIAVVVIGGTFFFFGYKAGGLIIAINCASVLYLLYAVYILYRKTDIRLGWQWHWPTMRQLFIMAAPFALADIFFKLNGSIDTVMLNYLAGDRYVAWYSIALKLTITLTVLPGAFATAFFPAMSQALLQSKESFRNIFEQTSILLLFLSIPIALGTYVLAPDIIQLAFKDFPATIPALQLFMAGVVFLFANYPIGNALNAANKQLTNTLNMGIALGVNVVLNIILIPQYTYMGAALAATLSAIVLVLLGLPYVYQLTEFRSLVILKKAGISLLSASIMAVLAWWLQQSLDHTSMIFLLILSVCIIIYVGLLFVFGGVKFSEIKVLWQQMRTRS; translated from the coding sequence ATGACGCTATCTGGCGTCTTAGCAAAGAATGCTACTTATCTCACCTTATCGTCCATGGCTCAAAAAGCTCTGGCGTTTTGGTGGTTCGCCTACATTGCCCATCAACTGGCTATACCAGCGGGGGATGAGTTATTAGGGAAATACACCTTTGCGGTTACGTACACAAGTATTTTTGTAATCTTGATGAATTTTGGTTTGATTCCGGTTTTAACGCGGCAGGGTGCCAAGAATCCAGAACGATTACAGGAATATTTTAAGCAGGCTTTATCGTTAAAAATTATTCTAACGATTGTCAGCGTTGTGGTTTTGATTGGTCTGTTTCATATTTTAAATTTATACAAACCAATGCCAGCGTATACAGTCATGCTGGTTTATTTGGCTATCGGTATTATTGTGTTCGATACCTTTCGATCGGTTATCTTTGCCGTCTTACGCGCGCAGCAACTCATGCAGTATGAGGCGATTGGTCAAGTTTTTTACCAGATCGCTGTAGTGGTTATTGGCGGAACATTTTTTTTCTTCGGTTATAAAGCGGGCGGTTTAATTATTGCCATTAACTGTGCCAGTGTTTTGTATTTACTCTATGCTGTTTATATATTGTATCGTAAAACCGACATTCGGTTAGGCTGGCAGTGGCATTGGCCAACTATGCGTCAGCTATTTATTATGGCCGCACCGTTTGCCCTGGCTGATATATTTTTTAAATTGAACGGTTCAATTGATACAGTGATGTTAAATTATTTAGCTGGGGATCGCTATGTGGCCTGGTACAGTATCGCGCTAAAATTAACTATTACCTTAACCGTTTTACCAGGCGCTTTTGCGACCGCTTTTTTCCCGGCGATGAGTCAAGCGCTATTGCAATCAAAAGAATCTTTTCGTAACATTTTTGAACAAACTAGTATATTGTTATTATTTTTAAGCATACCAATCGCTTTGGGTACTTATGTGTTGGCACCAGATATTATTCAGTTAGCTTTTAAAGATTTTCCGGCCACAATTCCGGCCTTACAATTGTTTATGGCTGGGGTAGTGTTTTTATTTGCGAATTATCCCATTGGCAATGCTTTGAATGCCGCCAATAAACAATTAACCAATACGTTAAACATGGGCATAGCTTTAGGTGTTAACGTTGTCTTAAACATCATTTTGATTCCGCAATATACCTACATGGGGGCAGCTCTGGCGGCCACTCTCAGTGCCATCGTTTTAGTCTTACTGGGTTTACCGTATGTGTATCAACTGACGGAATTTCGCAGTTTGGTTATTCTAAAAAAAGCCGGCATTAGTTTGTTGTCTGCCAGTATCATGGCTGTGTTAGCCTGGTGGTTACAGCAAAGTCTGGATCATACCAGTATGATATTCTTATTGATATTAAGTGTCTGCATTATTATTTATGTCGGTTTATTGTTCGTCTTTGGTGGTGTAAAATTTAGTGAAATAAAGGTGTTATGGCAACAAATGCGTACCCGCTCTTAA
- the rpsI gene encoding 30S ribosomal protein S9: MADTKTKRTYLYAVGRRKTAVARVRLLKKGDGEITVNDKPVADYFPATLLKDIKSPLSHYGDAKTISISAKVQGGGKAAQAIAMRLGIARLLLTIDESLRKNLRTAGFLTRDSRKKERKKPGLKRARRAPQWSKR, encoded by the coding sequence ATGGCAGATACCAAGACAAAACGAACTTATCTTTATGCCGTTGGTCGACGTAAAACGGCTGTCGCGCGGGTGCGTTTGTTAAAAAAAGGCGATGGCGAAATTACAGTGAATGATAAGCCAGTGGCTGATTATTTTCCGGCCACTTTACTGAAAGACATTAAATCTCCGCTGAGTCATTATGGAGATGCCAAAACAATTTCAATTAGCGCTAAAGTACAAGGCGGCGGTAAAGCGGCGCAAGCCATTGCCATGCGTTTGGGCATTGCCCGTTTATTGTTGACCATTGATGAAAGTTTGCGCAAAAATCTTAGAACAGCTGGCTTTTTAACCCGTGACTCACGTAAGAAAGAACGCAAGAAGCCCGGTCTGAAACGGGCTCGCCGCGCACCACAGTGGTCTAAACGTTAG
- the rplM gene encoding 50S ribosomal protein L13, with translation MIRKTHSVDATNITLGRLATKVAGLLMGKHKPDYQPYSNCGDMVEVKNISALKFDAKRLATIEHKHHTFHPGGLKMKLAKDFTPAQLLRRAVNNMLPKNKLRDQMLKRLTIE, from the coding sequence ATGATTCGAAAAACACACAGTGTTGATGCAACCAATATTACCCTCGGTCGTTTGGCTACGAAAGTAGCGGGCTTGCTGATGGGTAAACACAAACCAGATTATCAGCCCTACTCTAATTGTGGCGATATGGTAGAAGTTAAAAATATTTCGGCACTAAAATTTGATGCTAAAAGATTGGCGACGATTGAGCATAAACATCACACTTTTCATCCCGGTGGTTTAAAGATGAAATTGGCGAAAGATTTTACTCCGGCTCAGTTGCTCCGGCGCGCGGTTAACAATATGTTACCAAAAAACAAATTACGGGATCAGATGCTTAAGCGTTTAACGATTGAATAG
- the rplQ gene encoding 50S ribosomal protein L17, translated as MRHQKSVKKIDRNHAGRKALLKSQAIGLITNSRLRTTKVKAKVTQAFVERLITRARRNTESSRRYLLACLGNVTAVNKLIKTIAPMFDQRAGGYTRVTKLGVRKGDGAELVQLEFVEQPAKSTDKPTDKVNV; from the coding sequence ATGCGCCACCAGAAGTCTGTCAAAAAAATTGATCGTAATCACGCCGGACGGAAGGCTTTGTTGAAAAGTCAGGCCATTGGTTTGATAACGAACAGTCGGTTACGTACCACTAAAGTCAAAGCTAAAGTGACGCAAGCTTTTGTAGAGCGGTTAATAACGCGCGCCAGACGCAATACAGAATCCTCCCGCCGTTATCTTTTAGCGTGCTTAGGTAATGTTACAGCGGTCAATAAGTTGATCAAAACCATTGCACCTATGTTCGATCAGCGCGCAGGTGGCTACACCCGTGTCACCAAACTTGGTGTCCGTAAAGGTGATGGCGCTGAATTAGTGCAATTAGAGTTTGTTGAGCAGCCGGCCAAGTCAACTGATAAACCAACTGACAAAGTAAATGTATGA
- the rpoA gene encoding DNA-directed RNA polymerase subunit alpha has protein sequence MDIQLPSQIQAQTIDTNHALFTISPCYPGYGTTLGNALRRVLLSSLPGGAITAVKIKGVDHEFSTMEHVKEDVVDILLNLKQVRLKVFSDEAVQVTLKVSGKKKVTAKDIEKNSDIEVMSPDVHIATLTDASAKLEITILAQKGRGYVPVEAREDEKLDVGFMALDAVYTPVRNVNFKTEHVRVEQMTNFDKLLMDVTTDGTLTPEQAMHQACAMLVDHLSVIGNSFTEVTE, from the coding sequence ATGGATATTCAACTTCCTAGCCAAATCCAAGCGCAAACGATTGATACCAATCACGCTTTGTTTACTATCTCACCATGTTATCCGGGTTATGGTACAACCTTGGGTAATGCGTTGCGCCGAGTATTGTTATCTTCGTTACCAGGTGGTGCGATCACAGCCGTCAAAATTAAAGGGGTCGATCATGAGTTTTCTACCATGGAACACGTCAAAGAAGATGTGGTTGATATTTTATTAAACTTGAAACAAGTCCGTCTAAAAGTTTTTTCAGATGAAGCCGTGCAAGTAACTTTAAAAGTATCTGGTAAGAAAAAAGTCACCGCCAAAGATATTGAAAAAAATTCAGATATTGAAGTGATGAGCCCAGATGTGCATATTGCCACCTTAACCGATGCTTCTGCCAAACTGGAAATTACTATTTTGGCGCAAAAAGGTCGTGGTTATGTGCCAGTGGAAGCCCGTGAGGATGAAAAACTCGACGTTGGTTTTATGGCTTTAGATGCTGTTTATACACCGGTACGTAATGTTAATTTCAAAACTGAACATGTGCGGGTGGAACAAATGACTAACTTTGATAAATTACTCATGGATGTCACTACTGATGGTACGCTCACTCCGGAGCAAGCCATGCACCAAGCTTGTGCCATGTTAGTTGATCATTTGTCGGTGATTGGTAATTCGTTTACTGAGGTGACTGAATAA
- the rpsD gene encoding 30S ribosomal protein S4, protein MARNLKAKCKACRRFGESVCGSVKCALTKRNYAPGQHGMKRKPRLSQFGLQLREKQKAKALYGILERQFSNYYAAASRKVGNTAEQLMQFLEGRLDNVVYRMGLATTRRQARQLVTHGHILVNDKKCNVPSRQVKVGDVIILKTSTQASKYTEQVVNHLKTYDAPHWLQLDKTRYSAQVLTLPTAKDAEGSIAVNMIVEFYSR, encoded by the coding sequence ATGGCACGAAATCTCAAAGCAAAATGTAAAGCCTGTCGCCGTTTCGGAGAGAGCGTTTGTGGCTCAGTCAAATGTGCTTTAACCAAACGCAATTATGCTCCAGGCCAGCACGGTATGAAGCGAAAACCGCGTTTGAGCCAATTTGGTTTACAATTACGTGAGAAACAAAAAGCCAAAGCCTTATATGGTATTTTAGAACGCCAATTTTCCAATTATTATGCGGCCGCTAGCCGTAAAGTTGGTAACACCGCCGAACAGCTCATGCAATTTTTAGAAGGTCGTTTGGATAATGTCGTGTACCGAATGGGTTTAGCAACAACGCGGCGGCAAGCGCGCCAATTAGTGACGCATGGTCATATTTTAGTGAATGACAAGAAATGTAATGTGCCATCACGCCAAGTAAAAGTTGGTGATGTGATTATTCTAAAAACCAGTACGCAAGCATCGAAGTATACTGAACAAGTCGTCAATCATTTAAAAACGTATGATGCACCGCACTGGTTGCAGCTAGATAAAACTCGTTATTCTGCGCAGGTGTTAACTTTGCCCACGGCCAAAGATGCTGAAGGCAGCATTGCAGTTAATATGATCGTGGAATTTTATTCTCGTTAA
- the rpsK gene encoding 30S ribosomal protein S11 gives MAEAVLKKKKKKKRSLAKGAIHVLSTYNNTIINITDSAGNTVAQGSAGQYGFKGPKKSTPYAAGVVLKETLEKVKETGLKEVQVFVKGIGSGRDGALRAITAAGLTISDIKDITPMPHNGCRPKKPRRV, from the coding sequence ATGGCCGAAGCTGTTCTAAAAAAGAAGAAAAAAAAGAAGCGATCCCTTGCCAAAGGGGCGATTCACGTGTTATCGACGTACAATAACACAATTATTAATATTACTGATTCGGCTGGAAATACTGTGGCTCAAGGTAGTGCTGGACAATACGGCTTTAAAGGACCAAAGAAATCAACGCCTTATGCTGCGGGTGTGGTACTGAAAGAAACTTTAGAGAAAGTTAAAGAAACTGGCTTAAAAGAAGTGCAAGTATTTGTTAAGGGTATTGGCAGTGGTCGCGATGGAGCCTTGCGCGCCATTACAGCGGCCGGTTTAACCATTTCCGATATCAAGGATATTACTCCGATGCCACACAACGGCTGTCGCCCTAAAAAACCACGTCGCGTTTAA
- the rpsM gene encoding 30S ribosomal protein S13 has protein sequence MAVRITGVTLPNEKRIEVALSYLYGVGIPLSKKILKEAKINPDTRAKDLTEADVNAIKTMIDKMGIAVEGDLRREIFANIKRLKEIGSYRGSRHIRHLPVRGQSTKTNNRTVRGNKRHTMGSGRKIAAQKT, from the coding sequence ATGGCAGTACGTATTACCGGTGTTACCCTCCCAAATGAAAAACGCATTGAAGTGGCGTTATCATACTTATACGGAGTAGGTATTCCATTATCCAAAAAAATTCTTAAGGAAGCGAAGATCAATCCTGATACGCGCGCCAAAGATTTAACCGAAGCTGACGTGAATGCCATTAAAACCATGATTGATAAGATGGGCATCGCTGTGGAAGGTGATTTACGTCGCGAGATTTTTGCTAATATTAAACGCTTGAAGGAAATTGGCAGTTATCGGGGTAGTCGTCACATTCGGCATTTACCGGTGCGCGGGCAATCGACCAAAACTAATAACCGCACTGTGCGTGGTAACAAACGCCACACTATGGGATCCGGTCGTAAGATTGCGGCTCAAAAAACATAA
- the rpmJ gene encoding 50S ribosomal protein L36 → MKVRSSVKAICTSCKVIRRQGRVHVICKTAKHKQRQG, encoded by the coding sequence ATGAAAGTTAGATCCTCAGTCAAAGCCATCTGCACATCTTGTAAAGTGATCCGCCGTCAAGGTCGAGTTCATGTGATTTGTAAAACAGCTAAACATAAACAACGTCAAGGCTAA
- the infA gene encoding translation initiation factor IF-1 translates to MEMQGEVTEMLPNAMFRVILDSGHEILGILSGKMRMHRIKVLPGDRVTLEMTPYDLTKGRVIYRH, encoded by the coding sequence ATTGAGATGCAAGGTGAGGTGACTGAAATGCTTCCGAATGCCATGTTCCGGGTAATACTGGACAGCGGGCATGAGATATTAGGTATTCTGTCGGGGAAAATGCGTATGCATCGGATCAAAGTTTTGCCCGGTGATCGCGTGACGCTCGAGATGACCCCGTATGATTTAACTAAAGGTAGAGTAATTTATCGACACTAA
- a CDS encoding TspO/MBR family protein, whose translation MDIPSWYAQLIKPTWAPPTWLFGPAWTVLYGLIAISFGTVFWMVWKKQLPRMMAVPFVLNLIFNAVFTPIQFGLRSNWLAAVDILLVLSTLIWCMVVIYPRIRWVAYVQIPYLLWVTFATILQLTITYLNW comes from the coding sequence ATGGACATCCCTAGCTGGTATGCACAATTGATTAAACCCACCTGGGCGCCGCCAACCTGGTTATTTGGCCCAGCGTGGACGGTGCTGTACGGATTGATTGCCATTTCGTTTGGTACAGTATTTTGGATGGTCTGGAAGAAACAATTACCGCGGATGATGGCCGTACCATTTGTGTTGAACCTGATCTTTAATGCTGTCTTCACTCCAATTCAGTTTGGCCTAAGAAGCAACTGGCTGGCAGCCGTGGATATTCTCCTAGTGCTCAGCACCCTCATTTGGTGTATGGTAGTCATTTATCCCCGGATACGATGGGTGGCGTATGTTCAGATACCCTATTTGTTGTGGGTGACATTCGCGACCATATTGCAACTCACGATTACGTATTTAAATTGGTAG
- a CDS encoding GIY-YIG nuclease family protein: MKWIYKITYPNGKIYVGKDLTGTFRYFGSPDSKILEQDFSDTDKKDFTIRREILWQSEDAPDEEVNKIEVDYIKKLKSNDPSVGYNRWPKFKK, encoded by the coding sequence ATGAAGTGGATATATAAAATCACATATCCAAACGGGAAAATCTATGTTGGTAAAGATTTGACCGGGACTTTTAGATACTTCGGTAGCCCTGATAGTAAAATACTTGAGCAAGATTTTTCAGACACTGATAAAAAAGATTTTACTATTCGGCGAGAAATTCTTTGGCAATCTGAAGATGCACCTGATGAGGAAGTAAATAAAATTGAGGTTGATTATATAAAAAAGTTAAAATCCAATGATCCGTCGGTGGGTTATAATCGATGGCCAAAGTTCAAAAAATAA
- a CDS encoding alanine--tRNA ligase yields the protein MTSHEIRQKYLDFFSSKNHAIIGSASLIPDNDPTVLFTTAGMHPLVPYLMGEPHPAGVRLTDVQKCVRTGDIEEVGDRWHLTFFEMLGNWSLGDYFKKEAITWSFEFLTSKDWLGIPVERLSVSVFAGDADAPRDDESAILWRNLGIPDERIYFFPKAQNWWGPAGVTGPCGPDTEMFYDVGIEKCKPECDPSCSCGKYVEIWNDVFMQYSKTADGKFEPLKQKNVDTGMGLERVTAVLNGLDEVYKTDLFVPIMDKINQLATTHGDTSKEIICDHVRAATFMICDGASPSNIDQGYVLRRLIRRAIRHGRKLGIKGYFLQDLADIVIDMFKQYYPKFNDLRSEIKLELVNEEEKFAKTLEKGEKQFDRLTVNIPRGGVMLGEHAFHLFDTYGFPLEFTQEMAKEKNLTIDEDGFNDFYKQHQEQSRAGAQKRFKGGLADASWETIRGHTATHLLQESLRRILGPHVYQKGSNITPERLRFDFSHPEKMTTEQLKQVEDMVNEQVKRALPVHYEIMSVEEAHKLGAIGLFDSKYDVKVKVYIVGDFSKEFCGGPHVNNTQEVGHFKILKEEACSAGVRRIKAVVEES from the coding sequence ATTACTTCACATGAAATAAGGCAGAAGTATTTAGATTTTTTTTCGAGTAAGAATCACGCCATTATTGGTTCGGCCTCGTTGATTCCGGACAATGATCCAACGGTGTTGTTTACCACGGCCGGTATGCACCCATTGGTACCGTATTTAATGGGGGAACCACATCCGGCAGGGGTGCGTTTAACTGATGTGCAAAAATGTGTGCGCACTGGTGATATTGAAGAAGTCGGTGATCGCTGGCATCTAACTTTTTTTGAAATGTTAGGCAATTGGTCGTTAGGCGATTATTTTAAAAAAGAAGCCATCACTTGGAGTTTTGAATTTTTAACCAGCAAAGACTGGCTCGGCATCCCAGTGGAGCGGTTATCGGTTAGTGTGTTTGCCGGTGACGCCGATGCCCCGCGTGATGATGAATCAGCTATTTTATGGCGCAACCTAGGTATTCCCGATGAACGCATTTATTTTTTTCCCAAAGCGCAAAATTGGTGGGGTCCAGCTGGTGTGACCGGCCCATGTGGACCAGACACCGAAATGTTTTATGATGTCGGCATAGAAAAATGTAAACCCGAGTGTGACCCAAGTTGTTCGTGTGGTAAGTATGTGGAAATTTGGAATGATGTGTTCATGCAGTATTCAAAAACGGCCGATGGAAAATTTGAACCGCTTAAACAAAAAAATGTTGATACCGGCATGGGCTTAGAACGCGTCACCGCTGTGCTCAATGGTTTAGACGAGGTGTATAAAACCGATTTGTTTGTCCCAATCATGGATAAAATCAATCAACTGGCCACCACCCACGGGGATACTTCAAAGGAAATAATCTGCGATCACGTTCGCGCTGCTACATTTATGATTTGCGATGGTGCCTCACCTTCAAATATCGATCAAGGTTATGTATTGCGTCGTTTAATTCGCCGCGCTATTCGTCATGGACGTAAATTAGGTATCAAAGGTTATTTTTTACAAGACCTAGCCGACATCGTTATTGATATGTTCAAACAATATTATCCGAAATTTAATGATTTACGTTCCGAAATCAAACTAGAGTTAGTTAATGAAGAAGAAAAATTTGCCAAGACTTTAGAAAAAGGGGAAAAACAGTTCGATAGGCTCACTGTAAACATTCCTCGTGGTGGAGTTATGTTGGGGGAGCATGCTTTTCATCTCTTTGATACGTATGGTTTCCCCTTAGAATTTACTCAAGAAATGGCCAAAGAAAAAAACCTGACGATAGATGAAGATGGCTTCAATGATTTTTATAAACAACACCAAGAGCAATCCCGCGCTGGTGCCCAAAAACGGTTCAAAGGTGGTCTAGCCGATGCCTCCTGGGAAACCATCCGCGGTCACACCGCCACACACTTATTGCAAGAATCCCTCCGCCGCATCCTCGGTCCGCATGTCTACCAAAAAGGTTCCAACATCACCCCGGAGCGTCTCCGTTTCGATTTTTCCCACCCCGAAAAAATGACCACTGAACAACTTAAACAAGTTGAAGACATGGTCAACGAACAAGTTAAACGTGCTTTGCCGGTGCATTATGAAATCATGAGTGTGGAAGAAGCCCATAAGCTGGGAGCCATTGGTTTATTCGATAGCAAGTACGACGTCAAAGTGAAAGTCTACATCGTTGGTGATTTCTCCAAAGAATTCTGCGGTGGCCCGCATGTGAACAATACTCAAGAGGTTGGTCACTTTAAGATCCTGAAGGAAGAAGCTTGTTCCGCTGGCGTGAGGCGGATTAAGGCGGTGGTGGAGGAGAGTTAA